One Cicer arietinum cultivar CDC Frontier isolate Library 1 chromosome 8, Cicar.CDCFrontier_v2.0, whole genome shotgun sequence DNA segment encodes these proteins:
- the LOC101488592 gene encoding protein CELLULOSE SYNTHASE INTERACTIVE 3-like isoform X1, translated as MPIDIAKSQAMIAAEAIPILQMLTKTCPPSFHERANTLLHYSPGCLTVTIKRGNNLKQTMGSTNAFCQLTIGNSPLKQTKVVNHSTSPEWKEGFTWAFDIPPKGQKLHMVCKSKNTFGKLGPQRHLLVWQHVVHMQ; from the exons ATGCCAATAGATATAGCAAAATCTCAAGCCATGATTGCCGCTGAAGCCATCCCCATCTTGCAGATGCTCACGAAAACCTGCCCACCAAGTTTCCATGAGAGGGCGAATACTCTTCTGCACTACTCACCAGGTTGTTTGACTGTCACCATTAAACGTGGAAACAACCTCAAGCAAACAATGGGAAGCACTAATGCATTCTGCCAGTTGACCATAGGCAATAGCCCTCTAAAACAAACCAAG GTAGTGAACCATAGTACTTCTCCGGAATGGAAAGAAGGATTCACATGGGCATTTGATATACCTCCCAAGGGCCAAAAGCTCCATATGGTATGCAAAAGCAAGAATACTTTTGGGAAG TTGGGACCGCAAAGACATTTGTTGGTTTGGCAGCATGTCGTGCATATGCAGTGA
- the LOC101488592 gene encoding protein CELLULOSE SYNTHASE INTERACTIVE 3-like isoform X2 encodes MLTKTCPPSFHERANTLLHYSPGCLTVTIKRGNNLKQTMGSTNAFCQLTIGNSPLKQTKVVNHSTSPEWKEGFTWAFDIPPKGQKLHMVCKSKNTFGKLGPQRHLLVWQHVVHMQ; translated from the exons ATGCTCACGAAAACCTGCCCACCAAGTTTCCATGAGAGGGCGAATACTCTTCTGCACTACTCACCAGGTTGTTTGACTGTCACCATTAAACGTGGAAACAACCTCAAGCAAACAATGGGAAGCACTAATGCATTCTGCCAGTTGACCATAGGCAATAGCCCTCTAAAACAAACCAAG GTAGTGAACCATAGTACTTCTCCGGAATGGAAAGAAGGATTCACATGGGCATTTGATATACCTCCCAAGGGCCAAAAGCTCCATATGGTATGCAAAAGCAAGAATACTTTTGGGAAG TTGGGACCGCAAAGACATTTGTTGGTTTGGCAGCATGTCGTGCATATGCAGTGA
- the LOC101488940 gene encoding uncharacterized protein, with protein MSAIILRNISFTAHRFRLSHPLNSSLLSLSKHTSFFSSRIPHTHENNQQPLDVEEISNEELKRRVARLKEGDEEAIPSVFEAILQRYLTGKPIEADQDLMREILGKGEESKDDDEEDEDEDEDEFDSDLEGLSDSDLEEEENFDLDVKTRSRGNEEKAKRK; from the exons ATGTCTGCAATTATCCTCAGAAACATCTCATTCACCGCACACCGTTTTCGTCTCTCTCATCCCTTAAACTCTTCACTTCTCTCTCTCTCCAAACACACTTCGTTCTTCTCTTCTCGTATCCCACATACCCATGAGAATAATCAACAACCACTAGATGTAGAAGAGATAAGCAACGAAG AGTTGAAGAGGCGTGTTGCAAGGCTTAAGGAAGGCGATGAGGAAGCGATACCATCGGTGTTTGAGGCAATATTGCAAAGGTATTTGACGGGGAAGCCTATCGAAGCTGATCAGGATTTGATGAGGGAAATTCTAGGGAAGGGAGAAGAGTCaaaagatgatgatgaagaagatgaagatgaagatgaagatgagtTTGATTCTGATTTGGAAGGATTGAGTGATAGTGATCTTGAAGAGGAAGAAAATTTTGATCTTGATGTTAAAACAAGGAGTAGAGGCAATGAAGAAAAGGCTAAGAGGAAGTGA
- the LOC101489263 gene encoding ABC transporter A family member 4-like, whose product MEEVEALCDRLGVFVNGNLQCIGNPKELKARYGGTSVLTMTTSSDREKNVENMVRQLSPNANKIYRLSGTQKKRWSRPTKV is encoded by the exons ATGGAAGAGGTGGAGGCCTTATGCGATCGATTAGGAGTATTTGTAAATGGTAACTTGCAGTGCATCGGAAATCCAAAGGAG CTAAAAGCCAGATATGGAGGAACTTCTGTGTTGACAATGACAACATCTTCGGATCGCGAGAAGAATGTAGAGAACATGGTACGACAGCTCTCTCCAAATGCCAACAAGATATACCGTCTTTCTGGAACTCAGAAAAAGAGATGGTCGAGACCAACAAAAGTTTAA